The following coding sequences are from one Prochlorococcus sp. MIT 1314 window:
- a CDS encoding histidinol-phosphate transaminase — protein MNDFDTLNNLFPKPREEIINMKSYSAPLENRRNLLRLDFNENTLGPSPKVLEALQAIKLDEISIYPEYNLLKKFLCDKYLDSRKFNIDEIGIFNGADAAINAIFNCFGEKDQIFLTTNPTFGYYSPCSEMRGMKKISCSYLGENFLFPIEEFKEKIIKHNPKLIFICNPNNPTGTVLSSQEIINLANIKRDSLIIVDELYEKFNGNSLLESIDFEKNNNILIIQSLSKTAGLAGLRIGFTFGNKILIQYINKVTGPYDVNSFAVTAALAALKDKSYIDNYVLEVKKAREWILNKFKSTTIRTHFSGGNYFLIWPKKDPKILIQQMREKGILIRSMENKKDISKSIRVSIGTKEQMIFFWDHYKVLDLIN, from the coding sequence ATGAACGATTTTGATACATTAAATAATCTTTTCCCAAAACCAAGAGAAGAAATAATAAATATGAAGTCTTACTCTGCACCTCTAGAAAATAGAAGAAATTTACTCCGGTTAGACTTTAATGAAAATACTTTAGGTCCAAGTCCTAAGGTTTTAGAGGCATTACAAGCGATCAAATTAGATGAGATTTCAATTTATCCAGAATATAACTTATTAAAAAAATTTTTATGTGATAAATATCTTGATTCAAGAAAATTTAATATTGATGAAATAGGAATTTTCAATGGAGCAGATGCAGCAATAAATGCGATTTTCAATTGCTTTGGAGAAAAAGATCAAATATTTCTCACCACAAATCCAACTTTTGGTTACTATTCTCCTTGTTCAGAAATGAGAGGAATGAAGAAAATAAGTTGTTCTTACTTAGGAGAAAACTTTCTTTTCCCAATAGAAGAATTTAAGGAAAAAATTATAAAGCATAATCCAAAGTTAATATTTATTTGTAATCCAAATAATCCAACAGGAACAGTTTTAAGCTCCCAAGAAATAATTAACTTAGCTAATATCAAACGAGATTCATTGATAATTGTTGATGAACTATATGAAAAATTTAATGGAAATAGTCTTCTTGAATCGATAGATTTTGAAAAGAATAATAATATACTAATAATCCAATCTCTTTCAAAAACAGCAGGTTTAGCTGGTTTAAGAATAGGGTTTACTTTTGGCAATAAAATTTTAATTCAATATATTAATAAAGTTACAGGACCATATGATGTCAATAGCTTTGCTGTAACAGCAGCATTAGCAGCACTTAAAGACAAATCATATATTGATAATTATGTTTTGGAAGTAAAAAAAGCAAGGGAATGGATTTTAAATAAATTCAAATCAACAACAATCAGAACTCATTTTAGTGGAGGTAATTATTTCTTAATTTGGCCCAAAAAAGATCCTAAAATTTTAATCCAACAGATGAGAGAAAAAGGTATTCTTATTAGAAGTATGGAAAACAAAAAAGATATTAGTAAGTCAATACGGGTTAGTATTGGAACTAAAGAACAAATGATTTTTTTCTGGGATCATTACAAAGTATTAGATTTAATAAATTAA
- the argS gene encoding arginine--tRNA ligase codes for MLIIFQELTKHFEQSLLDSLEKNDKKGEFENLRKNLITQSSKEEFGDYQCNVCLSLSKIYKKNPREISNDFINLLNKNKSISKLCKSLEIAGPGFINIKLKDEVLINEIKSKIQCQRAGVPLIKKDLDSGLSNKVIVDFSSPNIAKEMHVGHLRSTIIGDSISRIFELRGYEVLRLNHVGDWGTQFGMLITQLKDLYSNDLEEIGKINIRDLVGFYKASKKRFDNESEFQKRSREEVVKLQSGDTKSIQAWKLLCDQSRKEFDEIYKNLKIKIKERGESFYNPFLKSVIEDLNFKKILVEDQGAKCVFLDGMTNKEGKPLPLIIQKKDGGFNYATTDLAAIRYRFNKAPNGDDASRIIYVTDHGQANHFAGVFQVAKKAKWIPDNCQVDHVPFGLVQGIDGKKLKTREGDTIRLKDLLKEAVKRAKEDLLKRLEDDNRYENEEFIANTSRIIGLGAVKYADLSQNRITNYQFSFEKMLSLNGNTAPYLLYTLVRILGIKRKNVFDYESKDFQNINYVHKAEWKLIRKLLKFDEVIISIEKDLMPNRLCNYLFELCQTFNRFYDQVPILKEEKNIKISRLNLCDLTSKTLRLSLRLLGIETLERM; via the coding sequence ATGCTAATCATTTTTCAAGAATTAACAAAACACTTTGAACAATCTCTTTTAGATAGTCTTGAAAAAAATGATAAAAAAGGAGAATTCGAAAATCTTAGAAAAAATTTAATTACACAATCATCAAAAGAAGAGTTTGGTGATTATCAATGTAATGTTTGTCTAAGTTTATCTAAAATTTATAAAAAGAATCCAAGAGAGATCTCTAATGATTTTATTAACCTTTTAAATAAAAATAAAAGCATTTCAAAATTATGCAAGAGTCTAGAAATAGCAGGACCTGGATTTATAAATATAAAATTAAAAGATGAAGTTCTAATAAATGAAATCAAATCAAAAATTCAATGCCAAAGGGCTGGAGTACCTCTAATTAAAAAAGATTTAGATAGTGGCTTATCTAATAAAGTTATTGTAGATTTTTCTAGTCCTAATATTGCTAAAGAAATGCATGTGGGACATTTAAGATCAACAATAATTGGGGACTCAATATCCAGAATTTTCGAGTTAAGAGGTTATGAAGTATTAAGACTAAATCATGTTGGTGATTGGGGAACACAATTTGGAATGCTTATTACTCAGCTCAAAGATTTATATTCAAATGATTTAGAAGAAATAGGAAAGATCAACATAAGGGATTTAGTTGGATTTTATAAAGCATCAAAAAAAAGATTTGATAATGAATCTGAATTCCAAAAAAGATCGCGAGAGGAAGTAGTAAAGTTGCAAAGTGGAGATACAAAATCTATTCAAGCCTGGAAATTATTATGTGATCAATCGAGAAAGGAATTTGATGAAATATATAAAAATTTAAAAATAAAAATAAAAGAAAGAGGCGAATCTTTTTATAATCCCTTCTTAAAGTCGGTTATTGAGGATTTGAATTTTAAAAAAATACTCGTTGAAGATCAAGGAGCAAAATGTGTATTTTTAGATGGGATGACTAATAAAGAGGGCAAACCTTTACCGCTAATTATTCAAAAAAAAGATGGCGGTTTTAATTATGCCACTACAGATCTTGCTGCTATAAGATACAGATTCAATAAAGCTCCTAATGGGGATGATGCCTCAAGAATTATTTATGTAACTGATCATGGACAAGCGAATCACTTTGCTGGAGTTTTTCAGGTTGCAAAAAAAGCAAAATGGATCCCAGACAATTGTCAAGTAGACCATGTCCCTTTTGGGTTGGTTCAAGGAATTGATGGCAAAAAACTAAAGACAAGGGAAGGAGATACAATACGTCTAAAAGATTTATTAAAAGAAGCGGTTAAAAGAGCAAAAGAAGACTTATTGAAAAGATTAGAAGATGACAACCGATATGAAAACGAAGAATTTATTGCAAATACTTCAAGAATCATTGGCTTAGGAGCGGTTAAGTATGCAGATTTAAGTCAAAATAGGATTACTAATTATCAATTTAGTTTTGAAAAAATGCTTTCCTTGAATGGAAATACTGCTCCTTATTTGTTATATACACTTGTAAGAATTTTAGGAATTAAAAGAAAAAATGTTTTTGATTATGAATCTAAAGATTTTCAAAACATAAATTATGTTCATAAAGCCGAGTGGAAACTTATCAGAAAATTACTGAAGTTTGATGAAGTCATAATCTCTATTGAAAAAGACTTAATGCCAAATAGACTATGTAATTATCTTTTTGAGTTATGTCAGACTTTTAATAGATTCTATGATCAAGTTCCAATCCTCAAAGAAGAAAAAAATATTAAAATTTCTAGACTTAATTTATGTGACCTAACTTCAAAAACATTAAGATTAAGCTTAAGGCTTCTTGGAATTGAAACTTTAGAAAGAATGTGA
- the nadC gene encoding carboxylating nicotinate-nucleotide diphosphorylase — translation MDLNTPIISKIVDSWIDEDIGMGDLTRSSITEENGNAYWIAKEEGIFCGVEIIKEIFKKIDLKISSKFNISDGDQFVKDQKLLEIYGPSKSLLASERISLNIAMHLSGISTYTKNLVNKLEGTNIKLADTRKTTPGLRVFEKYAFKCGGGVNHRMGLYDAAMIKENHIAWTDNLNNAVKKIRLNSPFTTHIIIEAENIEQAKEAVLAGADSILLDELNPETIRKNVRELRDLSMNSSKKEVNKNLIIEVSGINPKEISKYLIKGIDLISTSSSITKSNWIDLSMRYIN, via the coding sequence GTGGATTTAAATACTCCAATAATAAGTAAAATCGTTGATAGTTGGATCGATGAAGATATAGGTATGGGAGATCTAACTAGGTCTTCTATAACAGAAGAGAATGGAAATGCATATTGGATTGCAAAAGAAGAGGGTATATTTTGTGGTGTTGAAATCATAAAAGAAATTTTTAAAAAAATTGATTTAAAAATCAGTTCAAAATTTAATATCTCTGATGGAGATCAATTTGTTAAAGATCAAAAACTCCTGGAAATATATGGTCCTTCAAAAAGTTTGCTCGCTAGTGAAAGGATCAGCTTAAACATAGCAATGCATTTATCTGGAATATCAACATATACAAAGAATCTTGTAAATAAGTTAGAAGGCACAAATATAAAATTAGCAGATACTAGAAAAACAACGCCTGGCTTAAGAGTATTTGAAAAATATGCATTCAAGTGCGGAGGTGGAGTTAATCATAGAATGGGATTATACGATGCAGCTATGATAAAAGAAAATCACATTGCATGGACAGATAATCTTAATAATGCCGTAAAGAAAATTCGATTAAATTCGCCTTTTACAACTCATATCATAATTGAAGCTGAGAATATCGAACAGGCAAAAGAAGCAGTATTAGCAGGAGCAGATAGTATCTTATTAGATGAACTTAACCCTGAAACAATCAGAAAAAACGTTCGAGAATTAAGAGATTTATCAATGAATAGCTCAAAAAAAGAAGTCAATAAAAATTTGATAATAGAAGTTTCTGGAATTAATCCTAAAGAAATTAGTAAATATCTAATAAAAGGTATTGATTTGATTTCAACAAGTTCTTCAATTACCAAAAGTAATTGGATTGACTTAAGTATGCGTTATATTAATTAA
- the mnmE gene encoding tRNA uridine-5-carboxymethylaminomethyl(34) synthesis GTPase MnmE — MDSIVTTEDTIAAIASAISIGKGGVAIIRVSGKDSINSCKKIVTTKAKYAWESHRVFHGFIQEKKQNKIIDEVLILVMKSPNSFTGEDVVELHCHGGIILVNKVLKILLSSNSRVRLANPGEFSQRAFLNGKIDLTQAESINQLINASNIKSAELAFSGVQGEIKKKIDDIKNDLINELCEIEARVDFEEDFTDFDYTKYLKNIKKVKEKIKLLIENAKRNSYIHNGISIALIGKTNVGKSSLLNLLAKKEKAIVTNIPGTTRDIIEVNLTINDIPMKIIDTAGIRETHEQIESIGIKKSFGKIKDSDFIIYIYSLEEGFNEEDKKIIKEIPEEKLITILGNKKDLIDSENINSNDFKKTILMSIKNNDGERLLIDTIIKKCGLTQVENIDIFLNERHLSNLSACLSNLNDTDQIIQNRLPFDLLSIELRDGIQNLSKITGQELTEELLDNIFSKFCIGK, encoded by the coding sequence ATGGATTCGATAGTTACTACAGAAGATACGATAGCGGCAATTGCTTCAGCTATAAGTATAGGGAAAGGAGGAGTTGCGATAATAAGAGTATCAGGGAAAGACTCAATAAATTCTTGCAAAAAGATTGTTACAACTAAAGCTAAATATGCATGGGAATCACATAGAGTTTTTCACGGTTTTATTCAGGAAAAAAAACAAAATAAAATTATAGATGAGGTTTTAATTTTAGTGATGAAATCACCAAATAGCTTCACAGGAGAGGATGTTGTTGAACTACATTGCCATGGAGGAATTATCTTAGTAAATAAAGTTCTAAAGATATTATTATCTAGTAATTCTAGAGTTAGACTTGCAAATCCAGGAGAATTTAGTCAAAGAGCTTTTCTCAATGGAAAAATAGATCTTACTCAAGCCGAGTCAATTAATCAATTAATTAATGCAAGCAATATCAAATCAGCAGAGTTAGCTTTTAGCGGGGTTCAAGGAGAAATAAAGAAAAAAATTGATGATATAAAAAATGATCTTATAAATGAACTTTGCGAGATAGAAGCGAGAGTTGATTTTGAAGAAGACTTCACAGATTTTGATTACACCAAATATCTAAAAAACATAAAAAAAGTAAAAGAAAAAATAAAATTACTCATAGAAAATGCAAAAAGAAATTCATATATTCACAATGGAATATCCATTGCGCTTATAGGCAAAACAAATGTTGGTAAAAGCTCTCTACTAAATTTGCTTGCAAAAAAAGAGAAAGCAATCGTAACTAATATTCCTGGAACAACTAGAGATATTATTGAAGTAAATTTAACTATTAATGACATTCCTATGAAAATCATTGATACTGCAGGTATAAGAGAAACTCATGAACAAATTGAAAGTATTGGAATTAAAAAAAGTTTTGGTAAAATTAAAGATTCAGATTTTATAATTTATATTTATAGTCTTGAAGAAGGATTTAATGAAGAAGACAAAAAAATAATAAAAGAAATCCCCGAAGAAAAGTTAATTACTATTTTGGGCAATAAAAAAGATTTAATTGATTCTGAAAATATTAATTCAAATGATTTTAAAAAGACAATTCTTATGAGCATTAAAAATAATGATGGTGAAAGATTATTAATCGACACAATCATAAAAAAATGCGGATTAACACAAGTAGAAAATATCGATATATTTTTAAACGAAAGACATCTAAGTAATTTGTCTGCTTGTCTGTCTAATTTAAATGATACTGATCAAATAATTCAAAATAGATTACCATTCGATTTGTTATCAATAGAACTTAGAGATGGTATTCAAAACTTATCTAAAATAACTGGTCAAGAATTAACAGAGGAACTTCTAGATAATATTTTTTCTAAGTTTTGTATTGGTAAATAA
- a CDS encoding DUF2062 domain-containing protein — protein MRSKRDITYKKILSLFRNQNGSPFFNAKGLAIGVFSGCFPFFGFQTLIGVFFAKLAKGNIVLAAIGTWISNPFTYIPLYYFNYKVGSILLNTSSNKIIEKSLVIDDLWKQGRIFSLKLLLGSSCVGFLLALICGSIVFVIYKINIKR, from the coding sequence ATGAGATCTAAAAGAGATATTACCTATAAGAAAATTCTATCATTATTTAGGAATCAGAATGGAAGTCCTTTCTTTAATGCTAAAGGTTTAGCTATAGGTGTATTTAGTGGCTGCTTTCCTTTTTTTGGGTTTCAGACTTTAATAGGGGTATTTTTTGCAAAACTAGCTAAGGGAAATATTGTTCTAGCTGCAATTGGGACTTGGATAAGTAACCCCTTTACTTATATTCCACTTTATTATTTTAACTATAAAGTTGGTTCGATTCTTTTAAATACTTCTTCTAATAAAATTATTGAAAAAAGTTTGGTTATTGATGACTTATGGAAACAAGGTAGAATTTTTTCCCTAAAATTACTTTTAGGCTCATCTTGTGTTGGGTTTTTATTAGCTTTGATTTGCGGCAGTATTGTTTTCGTTATCTACAAGATAAATATTAAAAGATAG
- a CDS encoding bifunctional (p)ppGpp synthetase/guanosine-3',5'-bis(diphosphate) 3'-pyrophosphohydrolase encodes MSEAAANSKEKNEIEVSKTILPENKKYESESLNYQIKIPDWLLDDINNFEKSNKKNDDDQNLIVKAFKLAYKAHDGQVRASGEPYIIHPVAVANLLKEIGASSSVIAAGLLHDVVEDTGVDLSEIEKNFGLEVKILVEGVTKLGGIHFNNRTEAQAENLRKMFLAMASDIRVVLVKLADRLHNMRTIEWLNDERKQRIARETREIYAPLANRLGINRFKWELEDLAFKLLEPKEYQDLKDQIAVKRSDREKRLKVTLNLMKENLVLAGLKNFEITGRPKHLYGIWSKMERQQKQFHEIYDVAALRIIVDNSDSCYRALAVVHDTFKPIPGRFKDYIGLPKPNGYQSLHTSVIGRHRPIEVQIRTTAMHQIAEYGIAAHWQYKEGGSPAKSNAERFNWLRQLVEWQQEGNEGDHNDYLASIKEDLFDEEVFVITPKGDVVGLRKGSTAIDFAYRIHSEVGNHCNGIRINDKLSPLSTALQNGDFIEILTNNNATPSLDWLNFVVTPTAKNRIRQWYKKSHRDETIRRGRDLLEKEVGRNGFETLLSSDAMKKVANRCNLKTTEDLLASLGFGGLTIHQVLNRLREEIKLQTEDIKNDSNSEIAKSLKSNSNLSTNKSYASAKSPISGIEGLDYRIGKCCTPLPGEDIIGTVSLGNHGITIHRADCENVIPIPIERRLPVSWNQDNKTGDNKFPIQLRIEVIDRVGVLKDILMRLSDKGINVSDANVKTAFGKPAIINLCVGLESYNQLHKTIDQIKSMADVLDIARVGQN; translated from the coding sequence ATGTCTGAGGCAGCTGCAAATTCAAAAGAAAAAAACGAAATTGAAGTTTCCAAAACTATTTTGCCTGAAAATAAAAAATATGAAAGTGAATCTTTGAATTATCAAATAAAAATCCCAGATTGGCTTCTTGACGATATTAATAATTTTGAAAAATCAAATAAAAAAAATGATGATGATCAAAACCTTATAGTAAAAGCTTTTAAACTGGCTTATAAAGCACATGATGGACAAGTTCGCGCGAGTGGCGAACCATACATTATCCACCCAGTTGCTGTAGCAAATCTCCTCAAAGAAATAGGTGCTAGTTCATCTGTTATTGCTGCAGGACTCTTACATGATGTTGTTGAAGATACTGGCGTTGATTTATCCGAAATAGAAAAAAATTTTGGATTAGAAGTAAAAATACTTGTAGAAGGTGTAACAAAATTAGGAGGTATTCACTTCAATAACAGAACTGAAGCACAAGCTGAAAATCTTAGGAAAATGTTTTTGGCTATGGCCAGCGATATCAGAGTTGTTTTAGTAAAACTTGCAGATCGACTTCATAACATGAGAACAATTGAATGGCTTAATGATGAGAGAAAACAAAGAATAGCTAGAGAAACAAGAGAGATTTATGCACCATTAGCTAATCGACTAGGAATCAATAGATTTAAATGGGAATTAGAGGATTTAGCTTTTAAATTATTGGAGCCTAAAGAATATCAAGATCTTAAAGATCAAATCGCGGTTAAAAGAAGTGATAGAGAAAAAAGATTAAAAGTAACTTTGAATCTTATGAAAGAAAACTTGGTCTTAGCGGGTTTAAAAAACTTTGAAATAACTGGCAGACCAAAACATCTTTATGGCATCTGGAGCAAAATGGAAAGACAGCAAAAGCAGTTTCACGAAATTTATGATGTTGCTGCTCTAAGAATTATTGTGGATAATTCAGATAGTTGTTATCGAGCTTTAGCGGTTGTACATGATACTTTCAAACCAATTCCAGGCAGATTTAAAGACTATATAGGATTACCAAAACCCAACGGATATCAGTCCCTACATACTTCAGTAATTGGAAGACATCGACCTATTGAAGTTCAAATTAGAACTACTGCCATGCATCAAATTGCAGAATATGGTATTGCCGCTCATTGGCAATATAAAGAGGGTGGTTCTCCTGCCAAAAGCAATGCTGAAAGATTTAATTGGTTAAGGCAACTAGTTGAATGGCAACAAGAAGGTAATGAAGGGGATCATAATGATTATTTAGCTTCAATTAAAGAAGATTTATTTGATGAAGAAGTATTTGTGATCACTCCAAAAGGAGATGTTGTGGGATTAAGAAAAGGATCTACTGCAATCGATTTCGCCTACAGAATTCATTCTGAAGTTGGAAATCACTGTAATGGAATAAGAATTAATGACAAGCTTTCTCCATTATCTACAGCACTTCAAAATGGTGACTTCATAGAAATTTTGACAAATAATAATGCCACTCCAAGCTTAGATTGGTTGAACTTTGTAGTTACGCCAACTGCTAAAAATAGAATCCGCCAATGGTATAAGAAAAGCCATCGGGATGAAACGATTAGAAGAGGTAGAGATTTACTCGAAAAAGAGGTAGGTCGAAATGGCTTTGAAACATTACTTTCTAGTGATGCAATGAAAAAAGTTGCAAATCGATGCAATTTAAAAACTACCGAAGACCTTCTTGCATCACTTGGGTTTGGTGGTTTAACTATACATCAAGTATTAAACAGACTAAGAGAAGAAATAAAATTACAGACAGAGGATATTAAAAATGATTCTAATTCTGAGATAGCAAAATCTCTTAAAAGTAATAGTAATTTATCCACTAATAAATCTTATGCGTCAGCTAAATCACCAATTTCCGGGATAGAAGGTCTTGATTACAGAATAGGTAAATGCTGTACCCCACTTCCAGGCGAGGACATTATCGGAACTGTATCGCTTGGCAACCACGGTATAACAATACATAGGGCAGATTGTGAAAATGTAATTCCAATTCCAATAGAAAGAAGATTACCTGTTAGTTGGAATCAAGATAATAAAACTGGCGATAATAAGTTTCCAATTCAGCTACGAATAGAAGTAATTGATAGAGTTGGAGTCCTTAAAGATATTCTTATGAGGTTATCTGATAAAGGTATAAACGTAAGCGATGCCAATGTTAAAACTGCTTTTGGTAAACCAGCTATTATCAATCTCTGCGTAGGTCTAGAAAGTTATAATCAACTTCACAAAACAATTGACCAAATTAAATCAATGGCAGATGTTTTAGATATTGCCAGAGTTGGACAAAATTAA
- a CDS encoding ABC transporter ATP-binding protein, giving the protein MEINKEKILVVKNLTVKYGLKQQPIIKNFNLEIDRGDHLAIIGPSGCGKTTFAKTLVNILPEKASSKGYLSIANVDPRKINNKEAQLFRRKTFGFIYQDSIKKLNPLMRVGDHLYELIKTHDQTRSSVLIKKLVKEVFQKVGIEESRLDSFPHQFSGGMRQRVSIAMALALKPKLLIADEPTTSLDTRTSFEIMQEIIHLCNEFHTTLILISHDINLAAKWCKKVAIIEQGSIVEKGNILDIFQLPKSDIGINLLNASKIVLEPNTKNNVRDEVVLEVNNLRHWYKLNSSIFMNKWNKALNEVSFKLYKNETLGIVGSSGSGKSTLCRALIGLLKVRGGEIKIYNNNDASKKNKSFKNHNDMQIIFQDPFSSLNPKMTIKNILEDIFFIQKISDKRKIEKEIKVMFRNLNLPLNNNFFNSYPSQLSGGQLQRISLARALFLKPKILICDESVNMLDASVKIEILELLRFLQEKMNLTIIFITHDLGIAKRFCDRLLVMNHGKIVDEGESSTIFTKTQNAYTKSLLNSSLNLI; this is encoded by the coding sequence ATGGAAATAAATAAAGAAAAAATTCTTGTAGTTAAAAATCTTACTGTTAAATATGGTTTAAAACAGCAACCTATTATCAAAAATTTTAATCTTGAAATAGATAGAGGAGATCATTTGGCTATAATAGGACCCTCTGGATGTGGAAAGACTACTTTTGCAAAAACATTAGTAAATATATTGCCTGAAAAGGCTAGTTCTAAAGGGTATTTATCGATTGCTAATGTAGATCCTAGGAAAATAAATAACAAAGAAGCACAACTATTTAGAAGAAAAACTTTTGGATTTATATATCAAGATTCCATAAAAAAACTTAATCCACTTATGAGAGTTGGGGATCACTTATATGAATTAATTAAAACTCATGATCAAACTAGATCATCTGTACTTATTAAAAAATTAGTAAAAGAAGTTTTTCAAAAAGTAGGAATTGAAGAAAGCAGACTTGATTCTTTCCCTCATCAATTTAGCGGTGGAATGAGACAGAGAGTTTCTATAGCAATGGCTCTTGCTTTAAAACCGAAATTATTAATAGCTGATGAACCTACAACAAGCCTAGATACCAGAACAAGTTTTGAAATTATGCAAGAAATAATTCATTTATGTAATGAATTCCATACTACTTTAATTTTAATTAGCCATGATATTAATCTTGCAGCAAAGTGGTGTAAAAAAGTTGCAATAATTGAACAGGGATCGATTGTTGAAAAAGGAAATATTTTAGATATTTTTCAATTACCAAAATCAGATATTGGGATAAATTTATTAAATGCCTCAAAAATAGTTTTAGAACCAAATACTAAAAATAATGTTCGAGATGAGGTCGTTCTAGAAGTAAATAACTTAAGACATTGGTATAAATTAAATTCTTCAATTTTTATGAATAAATGGAATAAGGCTTTAAATGAAGTTAGTTTCAAATTATATAAGAATGAGACTCTTGGAATAGTTGGTTCTTCTGGTAGCGGTAAAAGTACATTATGTAGGGCTTTAATTGGACTTCTGAAAGTTAGAGGAGGTGAAATAAAAATTTATAATAATAATGATGCATCGAAAAAAAATAAATCTTTTAAAAATCACAATGATATGCAAATTATTTTTCAAGATCCTTTTTCAAGTTTGAATCCAAAAATGACAATTAAAAATATTTTGGAAGATATATTTTTTATTCAAAAAATTTCAGATAAAAGAAAAATTGAAAAGGAAATAAAAGTAATGTTTAGAAATTTAAATCTTCCCTTAAATAATAATTTTTTTAATTCTTATCCTAGTCAATTATCTGGTGGTCAATTGCAAAGAATTTCACTAGCAAGGGCACTATTTTTGAAACCAAAAATTTTGATTTGTGATGAGAGCGTAAATATGTTAGATGCTTCAGTAAAAATAGAGATTCTTGAATTACTTAGATTCCTTCAAGAAAAAATGAATTTAACGATTATCTTTATCACTCATGATTTAGGAATTGCTAAAAGATTTTGTGATAGGTTGCTAGTTATGAATCACGGAAAGATAGTTGATGAAGGAGAAAGTTCTACAATATTCACTAAAACTCAAAACGCTTATACAAAATCGCTTCTAAATTCCTCTTTAAATCTCATTTAA
- a CDS encoding RluA family pseudouridine synthase: MELNNQNTFGIGEGELIEIIYELPLPMRLDRWLVSKRPEQSRARIQHFINSGLVLVNYKTAKAKTPLKNGDNVQIWMPPPEPLIYLKPEKMDLKILFEDEHIIVINKQSGLIVHPAPGHKSGTLVNGLLFHCNDLPGINGKLRPGIVHRLDKDTSGCMVVAKSQEALVNLQKQIKEKIASREYIAVIHGAPNSEEGKIVGHIGRDKLNRLKYKVVEETSGRYACTYWKLEERFGNYSLMSFKLDTGRTHQIRVHCAHINHPIVGDPLYGRCKKLPCKLEGQALHAIKLGLIHPINGKEMIFEAELPLDFQKLLSVLKVK; encoded by the coding sequence ATGGAATTAAATAATCAAAATACTTTCGGCATTGGAGAAGGTGAGCTTATAGAAATTATTTATGAGCTACCTCTTCCTATGAGGCTAGACAGATGGTTGGTAAGTAAAAGGCCAGAACAAAGTAGAGCAAGAATTCAACATTTTATAAATTCAGGTTTAGTACTTGTAAATTATAAGACCGCGAAAGCAAAAACCCCATTAAAAAATGGCGACAATGTTCAAATATGGATGCCTCCTCCAGAACCTCTTATTTATTTGAAACCTGAAAAAATGGATTTAAAAATCCTTTTTGAAGACGAGCACATCATAGTTATTAATAAACAATCAGGACTAATTGTTCATCCAGCCCCTGGACACAAATCTGGAACTTTAGTTAATGGATTACTTTTTCACTGTAATGATCTACCTGGAATTAATGGGAAACTAAGACCTGGTATTGTTCACAGATTAGATAAAGATACCTCCGGATGTATGGTGGTAGCAAAAAGCCAAGAGGCATTAGTAAATCTCCAGAAACAAATTAAAGAAAAAATAGCATCACGCGAATATATTGCAGTAATTCATGGAGCACCTAATTCTGAAGAAGGCAAAATAGTGGGACACATTGGCAGAGATAAATTAAATAGATTGAAATATAAAGTAGTTGAAGAAACTTCAGGAAGATATGCCTGTACCTATTGGAAATTAGAAGAAAGATTTGGCAATTACTCATTAATGAGTTTCAAACTAGATACGGGGCGAACGCATCAAATAAGAGTTCATTGCGCTCACATTAACCATCCAATTGTGGGTGATCCGTTATATGGAAGATGTAAAAAACTACCATGTAAATTAGAAGGCCAAGCTTTACACGCTATTAAGCTTGGACTTATACATCCAATAAATGGTAAAGAAATGATATTTGAAGCAGAATTACCATTAGATTTTCAAAAATTACTAAGTGTTCTTAAAGTTAAATGA